From the genome of Candidatus Nitrosocosmicus oleophilus, one region includes:
- a CDS encoding SHOCT domain-containing protein — protein sequence MEFQQDIIQRNELEYPDNYFSYEHFDIDMRGRWAAFAVGRAAANSRSQAAMQQQQQQADMAMQQQQQLAQQQAQAQQAEIDRLRAQQSQQTQNVQSSSSQGDVTEKIQKLGDLHQKGLLTDEEFAKMKMQLLSQM from the coding sequence TTGGAGTTTCAACAAGATATTATCCAAAGGAATGAATTAGAATATCCAGATAACTATTTTAGTTACGAACACTTTGATATAGATATGAGAGGAAGATGGGCAGCATTTGCAGTTGGAAGAGCTGCAGCTAATAGCAGAAGTCAAGCCGCAATGCAACAACAACAACAACAAGCAGACATGGCAATGCAACAACAACAACAGTTAGCACAGCAACAAGCACAAGCACAACAAGCCGAAATAGATAGATTGAGAGCACAACAATCACAACAGACTCAAAATGTACAATCATCTAGTTCCCAAGGGGATGTGACCGAAAAGATTCAAAAACTTGGAGATCTTCATCAAAAAGGTTTGTTGACTGACGAAGAGTTTGCAAAGATGAAGATGCAATTGCTATCACAAATGTAA
- a CDS encoding tetratricopeptide repeat protein — MSFCHQCGYSLESDNETICPGCGIDLRPSNDQNSTNEAGNISSSESINDINNTPSSGTATFDNQSLNYTIVENTIIFDDKGDASVKVLDLFQRLSHKSNLLYQLLADNYQKNENKAQELQDSSIALVKPCQDILDEVEKIEAECKTRIIDIKIGELQISKHDLELKHLILMGNQYFYLGKYDYALECYDRILHIDVRYFEAILNKAFTLNKVGRYSEAIDWYDKALKIHPNHVNALNNKGEVLYTLERYGDAIEYFDRALQVNPNYVNALNNKGTGLYKHERYSDAIEYFDRTLKIYPNHANALNNKGWVYYTLGRYDEAIEWYDEALKIEPDDAISLNNQGKARYSLGRYNEAIEWYDKALEVDPKNVNALNNKGAAFDKLGRYIEAIEWYDKALDVDPKNANALNNKGRALHSLGKYSEAIEWYDKSLKIDPKNVNALNNKGAAYDELGKYIEAIEWYDKALEIKSTYTISLNNKGAAFYSLGRYSEAIEWYDKALKLEPNDPDSLNNKGRALQSLGKYIEAIDWYDKALKIDPRHVNALNNKGWVYYTLGRHSKAIEYFDEALKLKPQNANVLNNKGVALDELGKYNEAMEWYDKALAIDPKHVNALNNKGSALDELGKYNEAIEWYDKALKIYPEHVNATFNKGASLFNLGKYNEAIEWYDKALKLDPKNVQAKNNKHLAEEKLGKSKGVSNILSKLTND; from the coding sequence ATGTCATTCTGTCATCAATGTGGTTATTCTCTTGAATCGGATAATGAGACCATATGCCCCGGCTGTGGAATCGATCTGAGACCTTCTAATGATCAGAACAGCACAAATGAAGCAGGTAATATCTCCTCCTCAGAATCTATAAATGATATAAATAATACTCCTTCTTCTGGAACAGCAACTTTCGATAATCAATCGCTAAATTATACAATAGTTGAAAACACAATTATTTTTGATGACAAAGGAGATGCTTCAGTAAAGGTTTTAGATCTATTTCAAAGATTATCCCATAAATCTAACCTGTTGTACCAATTATTAGCGGATAACTATCAAAAAAATGAAAATAAGGCTCAAGAATTACAGGACTCTTCTATTGCGTTGGTCAAACCATGTCAAGACATATTAGATGAAGTCGAAAAAATTGAGGCCGAATGCAAAACCAGGATAATCGATATTAAGATAGGGGAATTACAAATTTCAAAACACGACCTCGAGCTAAAGCATTTAATATTAATGGGTAACCAATATTTCTATCTGGGCAAGTATGATTACGCCCTTGAATGCTACGACAGGATTCTACACATTGATGTCCGTTATTTTGAGGCGATACTCAATAAGGCATTTACATTGAATAAGGTAGGAAGATACAGTGAAGCAATAGACTGGTATGACAAGGCGCTTAAAATACATCCCAACCATGTAAACGCACTAAATAACAAAGGTGAAGTACTCTATACCCTTGAAAGATACGGTGATGCAATAGAGTACTTTGACCGGGCATTGCAGGTAAATCCTAATTATGTAAACGCTTTGAATAACAAAGGTACTGGACTTTATAAGCATGAAAGATATAGTGATGCAATAGAGTACTTTGACAGGACACTAAAAATATATCCTAACCATGCAAATGCTTTAAACAACAAGGGTTGGGTTTACTATACTTTAGGAAGATATGATGAGGCTATAGAGTGGTATGATGAGGCGTTAAAAATAGAACCAGATGATGCGATTTCCTTAAACAACCAAGGAAAGGCTCGATATAGTCTCGGACGATATAATGAAGCTATAGAGTGGTATGACAAGGCTTTGGAGGTAGATCCTAAGAATGTAAACGCTTTAAACAATAAGGGTGCGGCATTTGATAAATTAGGTAGATACATAGAAGCTATAGAGTGGTATGACAAAGCTTTAGATGTAGATCCTAAAAATGCTAACGCTCTAAATAACAAGGGCAGGGCCCTACATAGTCTCGGAAAGTATAGTGAGGCTATAGAGTGGTATGACAAGTCGTTAAAAATAGATCCTAAAAATGTTAACGCTCTGAATAACAAGGGTGCGGCATATGATGAGCTAGGTAAATACATCGAGGCTATAGAATGGTATGACAAGGCTTTGGAGATAAAATCAACATATACAATATCTCTAAACAACAAGGGCGCAGCATTCTACAGCCTTGGTAGGTACAGTGAGGCTATAGAGTGGTATGACAAGGCGTTAAAGTTGGAACCCAATGATCCTGATTCTTTAAATAACAAGGGCAGGGCCTTACAAAGTCTCGGAAAGTACATTGAGGCTATAGACTGGTATGACAAGGCGTTAAAAATAGATCCTAGACATGTAAACGCTCTAAATAACAAAGGATGGGTGTATTATACTTTAGGAAGACACAGTAAGGCTATAGAGTACTTTGATGAGGCACTAAAGCTAAAACCACAAAATGCTAATGTTTTAAACAACAAGGGTGTAGCATTAGACGAATTAGGTAAATACAATGAGGCTATGGAGTGGTATGACAAGGCGTTAGCGATAGATCCTAAACATGTAAACGCTTTAAACAACAAGGGCTCAGCTCTTGACGAACTAGGTAAATACAATGAGGCTATAGAATGGTATGACAAGGCGTTAAAAATATATCCGGAACATGTTAATGCCACATTCAATAAAGGCGCATCCCTGTTTAACCTAGGTAAGTACAATGAGGCTATAGAATGGTATGACAAGGCGTTAAAGTTGGATCCTAAAAATGTTCAGGCTAAAAATAACAAACATTTGGCTGAAGAAAAATTAGGTAAGAGTAAAGGGGTCAGCAACATTTTATCGAAGTTAACAAATGACTAG
- a CDS encoding anti-sigma factor — protein sequence MIVLIGSVYVSNAYSQVSDSSGIIVGREGSVFGLVDIDSDGHSLNIAGVANYIPPTDKVFEVWLYDGNYRASGYPLSVGMIKADGSFSMESTQVYPYTYTDLFVTMEPKDDKDPKPSYSNQVGIYVLPAPFGQ from the coding sequence TTGATAGTTTTAATAGGATCAGTATACGTATCTAATGCTTACAGTCAGGTAAGTGACTCAAGTGGCATTATTGTTGGGCGAGAGGGAAGTGTCTTTGGATTAGTTGATATTGATTCTGATGGCCACTCGTTAAACATTGCTGGGGTTGCAAATTATATCCCACCAACTGACAAAGTATTTGAAGTTTGGCTATATGATGGAAACTATCGTGCATCAGGATATCCATTAAGTGTTGGGATGATAAAGGCTGATGGATCTTTTAGTATGGAATCCACCCAGGTTTATCCATACACATACACTGACTTATTTGTGACCATGGAACCCAAAGATGATAAAGATCCAAAGCCATCCTATTCCAACCAAGTAGGCATTTACGTCTTACCAGCACCATTTGGACAATAA
- a CDS encoding cellulase family glycosylhydrolase → MFYGTHTAAGAYIWLFLAGIGLMMLGAERLISGLTSKGVKKRSRLINIGIGLGLIIYIGSGFFFPEFATKYLILFLGFGLLANGAIRIVKSLKKKKEEGYDYEAMLLGILITSLSILVIVSEKFGLALLLIMTAIALAVSGIQVILAGIRSRKQAAKSQTNSDNLVTKEASDNESVMPLPKDVKGFWKDGSWFRDEHGRYTIFRGVNFGGRSKLPPYLPISPLEVKELSKLDLDDEIHSVKPGLDLLKTSGFNVARLLVSWKALESKPNSDLNDLSEEGKEYLSFLNRIIKELYKRNIYVILDFHQDVANEIYGGDGFPDWTIAVDEEHPKPALTQIPPPPDKKWQIKYMTNKSLKHTFKSFWENDLTNKDEGLVHYPVRTHLEKTIELTVKHLQWLNNGNTHPAILGVEPFNEPHPGLIPKEEFEQKYLMDFYRDVNSNIGKVDQNLFIFIEPRVDWTFPAEGSPMAYGAAPLEIKQSFNMNFIKKVMADKKTVEMKLLTYLPKDPSSISNFDSNGVLSFHFYDPMAVASSFVPIPESIYTYKKQFPEMFRQLHNAAIERGFIPFLTEFGAFQEGEQVREYLNLQYDQIDALLLNSTIWNYDLYNTEELKDNWNLENYSLLGPERRPRNMDVVARPYPMRSSAKPYALFFDVDSKYAAIVLKGKVVSEKPTVIFIPFDTHYTPEFTVWATSSNEIKWDKDNQLLYWQPSNDLQFNYLIVAKGKIDQLDMKNLPKKISEMANNVTFTTFNFK, encoded by the coding sequence GTGTTTTATGGAACCCACACTGCGGCGGGCGCATATATCTGGCTATTCTTGGCTGGGATAGGTCTTATGATGCTCGGGGCAGAAAGGCTGATAAGCGGTTTGACCTCCAAGGGTGTCAAGAAAAGATCTCGGTTAATCAATATTGGCATTGGTCTTGGGCTTATCATCTACATTGGCTCAGGTTTTTTCTTTCCAGAATTCGCGACTAAATACCTAATATTATTTCTTGGGTTTGGCTTACTTGCCAATGGGGCTATAAGGATAGTAAAAAGTCTAAAGAAGAAAAAAGAAGAGGGTTATGATTATGAAGCCATGCTTTTGGGAATATTAATAACTTCCCTATCTATTTTGGTAATAGTTTCTGAAAAATTTGGGTTAGCACTTCTTCTCATAATGACGGCAATAGCACTGGCAGTAAGTGGCATACAAGTAATTTTGGCTGGAATTAGATCTAGAAAGCAGGCAGCTAAGTCTCAGACTAATTCTGACAATTTAGTTACAAAAGAGGCTAGCGACAATGAGAGTGTCATGCCTTTACCAAAGGACGTTAAGGGATTTTGGAAAGATGGCTCATGGTTTAGAGATGAGCATGGAAGGTACACCATATTTCGGGGAGTAAATTTTGGAGGCCGGAGTAAACTGCCACCATACCTTCCCATTTCGCCGCTTGAGGTAAAGGAATTATCAAAGCTAGATTTAGATGATGAAATTCATTCGGTCAAGCCTGGACTGGACCTTCTAAAGACTAGTGGTTTTAATGTAGCACGTCTTCTTGTATCGTGGAAAGCATTAGAGTCCAAGCCAAATTCAGACCTAAATGACCTCTCCGAAGAAGGTAAAGAATATCTGTCATTCTTAAATAGAATAATAAAAGAGCTTTATAAAAGAAATATCTACGTTATCCTTGATTTTCATCAAGACGTTGCAAACGAGATATATGGAGGAGATGGGTTTCCTGACTGGACAATAGCGGTAGATGAAGAACATCCCAAACCAGCGCTGACTCAGATCCCACCACCCCCTGACAAGAAATGGCAAATAAAGTACATGACAAATAAATCCCTAAAACATACTTTCAAATCCTTTTGGGAAAATGACTTGACAAACAAAGATGAAGGTTTAGTACATTACCCAGTACGTACGCACCTAGAAAAGACAATTGAACTAACTGTCAAGCATTTACAGTGGTTAAACAACGGAAATACCCACCCCGCTATATTAGGAGTCGAGCCTTTTAATGAACCCCATCCAGGGCTGATACCAAAAGAAGAATTTGAGCAAAAGTATCTTATGGACTTTTATCGAGATGTAAATTCTAACATCGGAAAAGTTGACCAGAATCTCTTTATATTTATTGAACCTCGGGTAGACTGGACTTTCCCTGCGGAAGGATCGCCTATGGCCTATGGGGCAGCACCACTTGAGATTAAACAATCATTTAACATGAATTTTATAAAAAAGGTGATGGCTGATAAGAAGACAGTAGAAATGAAATTGCTTACATATCTTCCCAAAGATCCATCATCGATTTCTAATTTTGATTCTAACGGTGTCTTGTCGTTTCATTTTTATGATCCGATGGCAGTTGCTAGCTCTTTTGTACCGATTCCTGAAAGTATATACACGTACAAGAAACAATTTCCTGAAATGTTTAGACAGCTACACAATGCTGCTATCGAAAGAGGATTTATTCCTTTTCTAACAGAATTTGGAGCGTTTCAAGAAGGAGAACAAGTCAGAGAGTATCTGAATCTACAATATGATCAAATAGACGCGCTCTTGCTAAATTCAACAATTTGGAATTATGATCTGTATAATACCGAAGAGTTAAAAGATAATTGGAACCTAGAAAATTACTCACTCCTTGGACCAGAAAGAAGACCACGGAATATGGACGTAGTGGCACGTCCATACCCAATGAGGAGTTCGGCAAAGCCATACGCTTTATTTTTTGACGTTGATTCAAAATATGCAGCCATTGTTCTAAAAGGGAAAGTTGTTTCCGAAAAGCCAACTGTCATTTTTATACCGTTTGATACTCATTATACCCCAGAGTTCACAGTCTGGGCCACCTCTAGTAATGAGATAAAATGGGATAAAGATAATCAGCTTTTGTATTGGCAACCATCAAACGACCTTCAGTTTAATTACCTGATAGTTGCAAAAGGAAAAATTGATCAACTGGATATGAAAAATTTGCCTAAAAAGATAAGCGAAATGGCCAATAATGTCACCTTTACGACATTTAATTTTAAATGA
- a CDS encoding DUF1622 domain-containing protein, translating into MLDPGEGSLAELITHLMEYVVLALEVVIAIFIIVIVSRTLFDLFKKYVTGFGKKQVLQQQQLYNSQIVTRMLRGLLYSLDFLIAVDILKTIMTPSQSELLYFLAIVVIRILLSWAMSKELEKSDPVNYNTD; encoded by the coding sequence GTGTTGGATCCTGGTGAAGGCAGCTTAGCGGAACTTATAACACATCTAATGGAGTATGTTGTTCTTGCGCTAGAAGTGGTAATCGCGATATTTATCATAGTGATCGTTTCCCGAACATTATTTGACCTATTCAAAAAATATGTTACAGGATTTGGAAAGAAGCAAGTATTGCAACAGCAGCAATTGTATAACAGTCAAATAGTAACACGAATGCTAAGGGGGTTACTGTATTCATTGGATTTCTTAATAGCTGTAGATATCTTAAAAACCATTATGACTCCATCACAAAGCGAACTCTTGTACTTTTTGGCTATAGTGGTGATAAGAATACTACTCAGCTGGGCAATGTCAAAAGAATTAGAAAAAAGTGATCCAGTAAATTACAATACTGATTAA
- a CDS encoding ParB/RepB/Spo0J family partition protein, giving the protein MKNFSASPMMKGIVEEVEISNLILPNYTIHERGKESTDELALSILQHGLLHPIIIRIKESQFEIISGIRRYLACKKLRWKKIPCHVIEVDDKDSFEISLAENIQRKNLNPIEEARAFKVYITDFGWGGVSELAHKISKSPSYVSKRLSLLELAVEIVDEISKSKISPSVAEELVYVKNHATRHEMAIEIVNKDLTVKEVRKLANALSIADATESLEYNSLMDSKENRDLKINRCFDKILTTLKITQNRIGTIIEEVDDNWIIYETLMHHKNLINNQIDIMIREQKRFNQKLKYKMP; this is encoded by the coding sequence ATGAAAAATTTCTCTGCTAGCCCTATGATGAAAGGAATAGTGGAGGAAGTTGAGATTAGTAATTTGATTTTACCCAATTACACGATTCATGAAAGGGGGAAGGAGTCAACAGATGAATTAGCCCTATCAATCTTACAACATGGTTTGCTACACCCAATTATTATAAGAATCAAAGAAAGCCAGTTTGAAATCATTTCTGGAATCCGTCGATACCTTGCTTGCAAGAAACTGAGATGGAAAAAAATACCCTGTCATGTGATAGAGGTAGACGATAAAGACAGTTTTGAAATATCCTTGGCTGAAAATATTCAAAGAAAAAATCTCAATCCTATAGAAGAAGCAAGAGCGTTCAAAGTCTATATCACCGATTTTGGATGGGGAGGCGTATCCGAACTAGCCCATAAGATCTCCAAAAGTCCATCATATGTATCAAAAAGGCTTTCACTCTTAGAATTAGCAGTAGAGATAGTTGATGAGATTTCAAAATCTAAAATAAGCCCGAGTGTGGCCGAAGAATTAGTTTATGTAAAGAATCATGCAACTCGACATGAAATGGCTATCGAAATAGTAAACAAGGATTTGACAGTAAAAGAAGTTAGGAAACTTGCAAATGCACTATCTATCGCTGATGCTACTGAAAGCCTTGAGTATAATTCACTAATGGATTCAAAAGAAAATAGAGATTTAAAAATAAACAGGTGTTTTGACAAAATTCTTACAACTCTTAAGATTACTCAAAATAGAATTGGAACGATTATTGAAGAAGTCGACGATAACTGGATCATCTATGAGACACTAATGCATCACAAGAATCTGATAAATAATCAAATAGACATCATGATAAGAGAGCAAAAAAGATTTAATCAAAAATTGAAATATAAAATGCCATAA
- a CDS encoding cation diffusion facilitator family transporter, with protein MTGGGESKKAVYAALFGNLAIAISKLFAALFTGSTSMWAETYHSFSDTFNQVLLLVGVKTSKREANEKYPFGFGKEQFFWSFVVAILIFGISGVLSLEHGISYFLSDHATHEVKDYIVNYVILAIALVFEVYSLRVAFRIFSKMIEDRGEKLTLPVLFAELKENKDTIIITVLVEDSAALLGILIAIVALALSEITGNLAYDAIGSLLIGVVLMGFALFLARENRGMLIGEAMSKGDLKKINNVISSIPEVEKIKSIRTMHLAAEDVLIAIEVSLIENLSTDAIESIIDNIENKIKEAIPYTDRSKIYVELSQ; from the coding sequence GTGACAGGCGGAGGTGAATCAAAGAAGGCAGTCTATGCTGCATTATTTGGTAATTTGGCAATTGCCATTTCGAAGCTCTTTGCAGCGTTATTTACTGGCAGTACATCTATGTGGGCTGAAACCTACCATTCATTCTCAGATACCTTCAATCAGGTACTACTTTTGGTGGGTGTGAAGACAAGCAAGAGGGAGGCAAATGAAAAGTATCCTTTTGGATTTGGCAAGGAACAATTTTTTTGGTCGTTTGTTGTAGCCATACTTATTTTTGGTATATCAGGAGTGTTATCTTTGGAACATGGGATAAGTTATTTTTTAAGCGATCACGCTACTCATGAGGTAAAAGATTACATAGTAAATTATGTGATTTTGGCAATAGCTCTAGTATTTGAAGTCTATTCGCTTAGGGTAGCATTTAGAATATTTAGCAAGATGATAGAAGATAGGGGTGAAAAATTAACTCTACCCGTATTGTTTGCGGAACTGAAAGAAAATAAAGATACTATTATCATAACAGTACTTGTAGAAGATTCCGCTGCTCTTTTGGGAATATTGATCGCTATAGTAGCGTTGGCCCTTTCTGAAATTACTGGAAATCTTGCTTATGATGCAATAGGTTCTCTCCTGATTGGAGTAGTATTAATGGGTTTTGCTTTATTTTTGGCCAGGGAGAACCGAGGCATGCTTATTGGTGAAGCAATGTCTAAAGGAGATCTAAAAAAGATAAATAACGTAATTTCTAGCATCCCTGAAGTTGAAAAAATAAAATCAATACGGACTATGCACCTTGCGGCCGAAGATGTTCTGATAGCAATTGAAGTTAGTTTGATTGAGAATTTAAGTACCGATGCGATCGAATCTATCATTGATAATATTGAAAATAAAATCAAAGAGGCCATACCCTATACTGACCGTTCAAAAATATACGTTGAGCTATCGCAATAG
- a CDS encoding DUF308 domain-containing protein — protein sequence MAQIGLGAVILILSILVLLNPIMGGISVIFILALLLFFAGIEKVVSGIIGRGRARLASIGLGIIVIVISLLAMTYPQGATAIIVILLGIALLVDGISRIFHAFQGRKETGKSNIFGIGVGVLEIIFAIAVIVYPNIGIALAGILIGIALLITSIQIIAAGLTGHSRRRNTLTK from the coding sequence ATGGCCCAGATCGGTCTGGGAGCAGTTATCTTAATCCTGTCTATACTGGTCTTGCTCAATCCAATTATGGGAGGTATCTCAGTAATCTTCATCTTAGCACTTTTATTGTTCTTTGCCGGAATCGAAAAAGTCGTTTCTGGTATCATTGGAAGGGGAAGGGCTCGCTTAGCCAGCATAGGGTTAGGGATTATCGTAATCGTCATTTCCCTGTTAGCTATGACATACCCACAAGGAGCAACCGCTATCATAGTAATATTGCTTGGTATTGCACTGCTAGTTGATGGTATATCAAGAATATTTCACGCATTCCAGGGCAGAAAAGAAACTGGAAAGTCAAATATATTTGGCATTGGTGTAGGTGTTCTAGAAATAATCTTTGCAATTGCAGTGATTGTTTACCCGAATATTGGGATCGCCCTAGCAGGAATCTTGATAGGTATAGCTCTACTTATAACAAGCATCCAAATAATCGCAGCTGGGCTTACTGGTCATTCCAGAAGGAGAAATACATTGACAAAGTAG